Sequence from the Cucumis sativus cultivar 9930 chromosome 1, Cucumber_9930_V3, whole genome shotgun sequence genome:
TCGATAGACATGTAGTCCTTGAAGTTTCATTCTGATGGGGATAGATCATTGCAATTGTTGATCTTCAACGAAGCATTCCTAATAAACGTGAATCATCAGCTTGCGTTTACTACGTCTCTCCCCTCTGTACACAAAAGAATTGAgttttctatttgtttgaaaggaaaatataGGTAATAGAAGGgtttttgcttttgaagaaaataaagtggGCCGTGTgttcttttcattcttttcaaataattaggTTAGATTTGTGTTATATATGCAATCAGTTTTTTTGTTGTGctatatttactattattttaggCTTTTGTTCCATTTGAGCAACCAATTCTCAAATCATTACATCCAGAGTATTAAAGTAATCTTAATACTTTTGCATTAACATTAATTAAGTGGAATGTTATGTTCAAAAAATGAGCAAAACTTAgtaacaaatatatcaaattgttATTGTCTACAACGATAGACAATGGTAGAtgatttggttatatttaaaaatattttcaaatttagctactaaaatcaattaactggttataaaaattagaaagacaactttttaatagggttatttttaaaatatcccCTTcggtttataaatattgttgtatagttcttatttattttgtcacATTATTGTAAAACACATGCAGAAATATTTGATTCACATGGTATAAGAGCTTTTAACGTAGGGTTACTGTATAGTCGCCGCCGTCGATCTCCATCTGACGTGAAACTCGCCGGCAACCTCAGTCACCATCGTCATTTGTTTCTCAGCCGCGCAAACCATAGCTTGATACCGTTCAGCCGCGCGACAAACTCTCGACTTTGACACCGTCCAGATCCGAATTCGGTCACCGTCCAGATCAGTTCACACGCCGTGGCGAAGCCCACTGTTTTCCGTTCGCACGTCGCAGCCCTAATATTTGGACATTCACACGCCGCGCGACCAGATTCGACCATTCAGTCATCACGAAACTCTGTTTGATTTCTATATCCGACCAGATTTGTACGCCAAACTCGCCACTGTTGTTTGCGAGTACCACTGCTGAACCGCCCTCGTCTGTTCAATCTGGGTTGGGCTGAAATTTTGCATTGGTGATATTCTAAAAGGGGGCCTCAGACACTTCACTCAACAAATGACTTTGGTTTTCACTCTCAGAGGAGGAATGATCATCCCGGACATGTTTCCTCAAAATTAGTGATTCTGGTACTAATGTTGTTACTGTGATTGAAGCATATTGTTAGAATatagatataattattaattttatgttcatCCATTATCTCAAATTTACCTATTATCTCAAATTTACCTTCATCAACGTAAGTTTTTGCGGTCAATGGGTGATTTAACgcatacaatttttatttctaggCGTCTATATTTCTTTGTTCATAAAAGAAGCCACAGCTGCtgaatttgtatttgaagaaagGAGTATGTTATGTGAGACAGAGTGCTCTGGTGAAAATTGTGCATTAAAATGGGACCTCATATATTTAGGTCCATTGCAGAAAGGTACCATCATCTCAATATGTTTGTCAGATGTAAAGTAACATCTTCCCAATATGTTGCATCAAGAGCTAGAGATCCAACGTTTGAGAAACTGATGGATAAGTACAAAGATTTTCTAAAAGTGGTTGCTATCCAAGATCTTATCCTTGCTAATCCGAGGAATCAATCAGTATCTCTAGACTTCCTCTCAAGGCTTTCCCAGAAGCTCCATCTCAACCGTGGCGCTCCCTCCTTCCTTCGCAAATACCCTCATATTTTTCACATCTTCTATGACCCAAACAAGTCTCTACCATTTTGCAAATTAACAGACACTGccaatcaaatattttctgAAGAAGCAGATGCTATCAATGCTTCATTGCCTCAGGTTGTTGATCGATTGGTCCGGCTTTTGTCAATGTCAAATTCTAAGATGGTACCACTGCGTGCAATTTACAAGGTGTGGAGGGAGCTTGGGCTCCCTGACGATTTTGAGGACACTGTGATATCGAAATACTCTCATGTTTTTCAGCTCTGTGATGCTCATGAACCAAATACTCATTATCTGAAGTTGGTTGATGACATTCCGAGAAATCAATTCAGAGCAGCTGTTGAGGAATGGAGAGTTGGTCAGTATTGTAAAGAGGACTGCACTGTTGATGAGACTGAAATCCAGTATAGTTTTAAACATAGCTATCCTCCGGGTATGCGGTTGAGAAAAATCTTCAAAGCCAAGGTTCAGGAGTGGCAAAAGTGTCCATATACTGGACCATATGAGGGAATACTTGACAGTAACAAGTATAAGAACACTAGTCTAGCACTGGAAAAGCGAGCGGTTTCAATCGTTCATGAATTCATGACTTTGACCGTGGAAAAGATGGTGGAAGTAGAGAAGATCAGCCATTTTAGGAAATGGTTTGGCATTGAGTTAAATATAAGAGATCTATTTTTGGATCATCCTgggatattttatttatcaaccaAGGGAAAGAGACATACCGTTTTCCTAAGAGAAGCATATGAGAGGGGGTGTTTAATAGATCCAAATCCAGTTTATACCGTAAGGAGAAAACTCCTAGATTTAGTTGCTATGGGGCGTCGTGGTTTATCTCAGAGTAGTTTAAGACAAAAAGCAGATCAAATTCACAATGAAGATGGTGACTTCCCTCTTCTAGGTAACAAGTGAATACATGAAAATATGCATATTCTTTCAACAATTGTCACATTCAAATTTGTGAAACATTGTCACGAGTCTGAAAGCAGAAAGGAGAATGCTGGAGAGATCAACAATTTTGTTAAGGGAATTTGAATCCATTGGGGGAGTTGATATCTAATTACCAGTATGAAAGACCCTTTTTTAATACATAGAAATCGGAGGAATGGTATATTTTACTGCGTCTTCTTGCAGATGTGAACACCTTTCTTTCAGGGAAGGACTATCtgaaataatttcattgattgaatgaaatatCAAAGAATTGGTATCCATGGTTTCTCCTGATGATACACAGAATTGGCTTCGGATGCTGCTTATCGATCACCCTTTCACAGCCTCAAAGAAGCATTTATGGATAAACATTTCATCAACCGTTTTGTGGAAGTGATAGGATGAAGGGAATACAAGAATCTTCCCAGATAAGGCAAAAACCACAAGGGACATCCTCGATGCAGCCGTTTACAAATGGTTTCTCTTGGTGTAAAAGCATACAAGCTATTAAAAGTTTgcaacttttctttcattatagCAAATTGGAAAGATATTTGTATTCCTCTCGAATAAGTCCTTTTTGTATATCCTTGgatatttcattcaataaatGAGATgatttcttatccaaaaaattCTCAGGGAGGATTGAAGAGCGAGCTGATTAAATTGGACGCTCCTCGCAACTTTGTAATTCGGTCTTTAAGGCAGGGAGACTTAACTGGAGAAGATGTACAACCTGATTTGGTAGTCTGAAAATGTGTTCTTTGTGATCTGCAGGTGATTATGCTCCGACCAAAGCTTAGTTCACATGGGATGGGCCTTATTCAAGATGgtactaataataattgtcATCTCCTTGTATGATTTCCATTGTATTTTCATTATCTGCATGAActtattgaatattttaacATGTTGTCCGTTGAGTTTCCCGCTGCCACTTGGTTTCAAGTGAAAAGGCAGAGTCTGAACCATTTGATCTCGTGATTTTTGGTTGTACCTTCATTTGAAGGAAAGGAATTTAAGGATATTGATGCTTACTGATTAGGACTTATGTGATGTAATCTTCTGGTGACTATTTTCATCACCATTTTCTGCTGAATTGAGGGTATGTTTGTGCCTTTTATTGTTGAATTCTAGATGCTTCGAGGATTTCTGCTGTGATCATTTGAGGCCAGTAGTAAAATAGTTTAGTTTGAAGAGCTGTTAAGTCTAGATGGTTATTTATGCCATGTTTA
This genomic interval carries:
- the LOC101216246 gene encoding protein ROOT PRIMORDIUM DEFECTIVE 1, which codes for MGPHIFRSIAERYHHLNMFVRCKVTSSQYVASRARDPTFEKLMDKYKDFLKVVAIQDLILANPRNQSVSLDFLSRLSQKLHLNRGAPSFLRKYPHIFHIFYDPNKSLPFCKLTDTANQIFSEEADAINASLPQVVDRLVRLLSMSNSKMVPLRAIYKVWRELGLPDDFEDTVISKYSHVFQLCDAHEPNTHYLKLVDDIPRNQFRAAVEEWRVGQYCKEDCTVDETEIQYSFKHSYPPGMRLRKIFKAKVQEWQKCPYTGPYEGILDSNKYKNTSLALEKRAVSIVHEFMTLTVEKMVEVEKISHFRKWFGIELNIRDLFLDHPGIFYLSTKGKRHTVFLREAYERGCLIDPNPVYTVRRKLLDLVAMGRRGLSQSSLRQKADQIHNEDGDFPLLGNK